A single region of the Acidobacteriota bacterium genome encodes:
- a CDS encoding inositol oxygenase family protein yields the protein MNSTPSSEKLFGAGRGNKFAQSFRDYQTKTRSTVKELYQMNHANQTVEFVLHKKAAYRTKTKIEMGVWQAIEQLSTLVDDSDPDTDVPQIEHNLQTAEAIRRDGHPRWFILTGLIHDLGKILSFFGEPQWAVVGDTFPVGCAYSQKIVYPELFAANPDSQNPLYQTRTGIYAEGCGLDNVHFSWGHDEYLYQVMKAYLPEESLYMIRYHSCYVIHQQHEYAHLMNGQDKHMFDWVRAFSPYDLYSKGEQRPDIDALRPYYEALVAEFLPEKLRW from the coding sequence ATGAATTCAACACCATCATCTGAAAAGTTATTCGGGGCTGGCAGGGGGAATAAGTTTGCTCAGTCTTTTCGTGACTATCAGACCAAAACGCGCAGCACGGTAAAAGAGCTTTACCAGATGAACCACGCCAATCAAACTGTCGAATTCGTACTCCACAAAAAAGCAGCCTATCGCACAAAAACGAAAATCGAGATGGGCGTTTGGCAAGCCATCGAACAGTTGAGCACTTTGGTTGACGACAGCGACCCGGACACCGACGTGCCGCAAATCGAACACAACCTCCAGACCGCCGAAGCCATACGCCGTGACGGGCATCCGCGTTGGTTCATCCTCACCGGGTTGATTCACGACCTCGGCAAAATCTTGTCGTTTTTCGGCGAACCGCAATGGGCAGTGGTCGGCGATACCTTTCCGGTTGGTTGTGCTTATTCGCAAAAAATTGTTTACCCGGAACTTTTTGCTGCCAATCCCGACAGTCAAAATCCGCTCTATCAAACCCGAACCGGTATCTACGCAGAAGGCTGCGGTCTGGATAATGTGCATTTTTCATGGGGACACGATGAATATCTTTATCAGGTGATGAAAGCTTATCTGCCCGAAGAGAGCTTATACATGATTCGCTATCATTCCTGTTATGTCATCCACCAACAACACGAATATGCGCATTTGATGAATGGACAGGACAAGCACATGTTTGACTGGGTGCGTGCCTTCAGTCCCTATGACCTGTATTCCAAGGGCGAGCAGCGCCCGGATATCGACGCCCTGCGCCCATACTATGAAGCGTTGGTGGCTGAATTTTTACCTGAAAAACTGCGCTGGTAA
- a CDS encoding serine hydrolase: MKKLIQRRFIAYALLALLPPFTFAQSIQDEAEVKKILEQRITTDKKGVGVAVGIINDKGIKLINYGKMQVNEAREVDSNSIFEIGSITKVFTCILLADMVKRGDMKLDDPIAKYLPAGVKAPTRNGKEITLLDLATHTSGLPRMPTNFKPQDAKNPFADYTATQLYEFLSSYTLLLDIGSKYEYSNVGMGLLGHLISLKAKKDYETLVIERICKPLKMNDTRITLSDEQKTRLATGHTSGLQPTPNWDIDVLAGAGALRSTVNDMLKFVAANVGLTKTKLYPVLQMSHQMQRKTDSADMDIALGWHINKRFGGEIIWHNGGTGGYRTFTGFDNKKRAGVVVLSNSGLGQDDIGLHILESQFPLQKFAQPNQRPEIKVDPKVLATYVGEYQLAPHFKITVTQEGDQLFAQATDQPRFQIYAEKENLFFYKVVDAQITFVKNENGEVTQMVLHQGGQNIPAKKIK; the protein is encoded by the coding sequence ATGAAAAAATTGATTCAACGCCGCTTTATTGCATACGCGCTTTTGGCTCTCTTACCACCTTTCACTTTCGCGCAATCCATTCAGGATGAAGCCGAAGTTAAAAAAATTCTTGAACAACGCATCACTACCGATAAAAAAGGCGTCGGGGTTGCCGTCGGCATCATCAACGACAAGGGCATCAAGCTCATCAACTACGGCAAAATGCAGGTCAATGAAGCCCGCGAAGTCGATAGCAATTCGATTTTTGAAATCGGCTCGATTACTAAAGTCTTCACCTGCATCCTGCTTGCCGATATGGTCAAACGCGGCGACATGAAACTCGATGACCCGATTGCGAAATACCTGCCCGCAGGTGTGAAAGCGCCAACCCGCAACGGCAAGGAAATCACTTTGCTTGATCTCGCTACGCATACTTCGGGCTTGCCGCGCATGCCGACCAATTTTAAACCCCAAGATGCGAAAAATCCTTTTGCGGATTACACCGCCACCCAGCTTTATGAATTTCTCTCAAGCTATACACTGCTGCTCGACATCGGCAGCAAATATGAATACTCGAATGTCGGCATGGGGCTTCTCGGTCACCTCATCAGTTTGAAAGCCAAAAAAGATTATGAAACCTTAGTGATTGAACGCATCTGCAAACCGCTCAAGATGAATGACACGCGCATCACGCTTTCTGATGAACAGAAAACCCGACTGGCAACCGGTCACACATCGGGTTTGCAACCGACGCCGAACTGGGACATCGATGTACTGGCAGGCGCAGGAGCTTTGCGTTCGACGGTAAACGATATGTTGAAATTTGTAGCGGCAAACGTGGGGCTTACGAAAACCAAACTCTATCCGGTTTTGCAGATGAGCCATCAGATGCAGCGCAAAACCGATTCGGCGGATATGGACATCGCGCTTGGCTGGCACATCAACAAACGTTTTGGCGGCGAAATCATCTGGCACAATGGCGGCACCGGCGGCTATCGCACCTTCACCGGTTTTGATAATAAAAAACGCGCGGGTGTCGTGGTGCTTTCCAATTCGGGACTCGGACAGGATGACATCGGACTGCATATTCTCGAAAGCCAGTTCCCTTTGCAGAAATTCGCGCAACCGAACCAACGCCCGGAAATCAAAGTTGACCCGAAAGTGCTTGCCACCTATGTCGGCGAATATCAACTCGCGCCCCATTTCAAAATCACCGTCACACAGGAAGGCGACCAGTTATTTGCTCAAGCCACAGACCAACCGCGCTTTCAAATCTATGCCGAAAAGGAAAACCTATTCTTTTACAAAGTCGTCGATGCGCAGATTACTTTCGTCAAAAATGAGAATGGTGAAGTGACGCAAATGGTGTTGCATCAGGGCGGGCAGAATATTCCTGCAAAGAAAATCAAATAA
- the uvrA gene encoding excinuclease ABC subunit UvrA: MSNEVISIKGARVHNLKNVSVEVPINKLTVITGVSGSGKSSLAFDTIYAEGQRRYVESLSAYARQFLERMDKPDVDEVSGICPAISIRQKNSTRNPRSTVATQTETYDYLRLLYARIGKTFCARCGNQVFRDTPESIADEVLNILEGTRFYVLFPASAGFEETHPSAPPTKSKKSSKKSTASDDTKVKAHLMSLMQRGFTRLYKDGEIIELATPDSYTANNFDNTFVLVDRLVVRPDVRARLVDSIEICYQDGHGQAIIQTVGENPIHLSFSEDFECKRCGIKYAEPEPRLFSFNNPFGACPTCQGFGNTIGLDYDLVVPNHELSLARGAIDPFTKPQYQHAQRELLKYCKAAGIPVDVPFSDLSRDQQKTLLYGNNEFEGVQGFFDYLETKKYKLHVRVFLSKYRGYTRCPECDGGRLRLEARIVKIAGKSLPEVCAMTAAEAADFFKQLELAEADLEIAERLLYEIRSRLKFLINVGLEYLTLNRLASTLSGGEAQRIQLATNLGASLVGALYVLDEPSIGLHPRDNQRLIRILENLRDIGNTVLVVEHEPEMMLAADRIIDIGPGAGELGGEVVFQGTKEKLLNGNGSLTGKYLRGDLKIKMPRERRVFNPKQVLQIRGASEHNLKKVDIDIPLRMMTCITGVSGSGKSTLVHDIIYAGLKKQRGEWTGHVGAFAELRGGNLISDVVLVDQSPIGRTPRSNPITYIKVYDAVREAFAQTREAQAHGYDASHFSFNVPGGRCERCEGNGVEIKEMQFLADVELICEECKGRRFKQGILDIKYKGRSIHDVLNMTVREGLLFFSHINRIASKLQVLDDVGLGYLRLGQSATTLSGGEAQRVKLASYLAKRESERMLYIFDEPTTGLHFDDINKLLAAFRQLIEAGGSIIIIEHNLDVIKSADWIIDLGPEGGYEGGNVVATGTPEQIAACEPSHTGKFLQKIFNNGNGVQKI; encoded by the coding sequence ATGTCAAACGAAGTTATCAGCATCAAAGGTGCAAGGGTTCACAATTTAAAAAACGTCAGCGTCGAAGTTCCCATCAACAAACTCACCGTCATCACAGGGGTTTCCGGTTCCGGCAAATCATCGCTTGCCTTCGACACCATCTATGCCGAAGGGCAACGCCGTTATGTCGAATCGCTTTCCGCCTATGCGCGACAATTCCTCGAACGCATGGATAAACCTGATGTCGATGAAGTTTCAGGCATCTGTCCGGCGATTTCGATTCGTCAGAAAAATTCCACGCGCAATCCGCGTTCGACCGTCGCTACGCAAACCGAAACTTACGATTACCTGCGCCTGCTTTACGCCCGCATTGGTAAAACCTTTTGCGCGCGTTGCGGCAATCAGGTGTTTCGCGATACGCCCGAATCCATCGCCGATGAAGTTTTAAACATCCTCGAAGGCACACGCTTTTATGTGCTGTTCCCGGCAAGCGCCGGTTTTGAGGAGACGCATCCAAGCGCCCCCCCAACGAAATCGAAAAAATCCTCGAAGAAATCAACGGCAAGCGACGACACCAAAGTCAAAGCTCATTTGATGAGTTTGATGCAACGCGGTTTTACGCGACTTTATAAAGATGGCGAAATCATCGAACTCGCAACCCCCGACAGTTACACGGCAAACAATTTCGACAACACCTTTGTTCTGGTTGACCGCCTGGTGGTGCGCCCGGATGTGCGCGCCCGTCTGGTTGATTCAATAGAAATTTGTTATCAGGACGGACACGGACAGGCAATAATTCAAACCGTCGGCGAAAATCCTATTCACCTCTCTTTCTCAGAAGATTTCGAGTGCAAGCGTTGCGGCATCAAATATGCCGAACCCGAACCGCGACTTTTCAGTTTCAACAATCCGTTCGGCGCGTGCCCGACCTGCCAGGGGTTCGGCAATACCATCGGGCTGGATTATGACCTGGTGGTGCCAAACCATGAGTTGTCGCTTGCACGCGGCGCGATTGACCCGTTCACCAAACCGCAATATCAACACGCGCAAAGAGAGTTGCTGAAATACTGCAAAGCCGCAGGCATCCCGGTTGATGTGCCGTTTAGCGACCTCTCTCGCGACCAACAAAAAACCCTTTTGTACGGCAACAATGAATTTGAAGGCGTGCAGGGATTTTTCGATTATCTCGAAACCAAAAAATATAAACTTCACGTTCGCGTTTTCCTGTCGAAGTATCGCGGCTATACGCGCTGCCCCGAATGCGATGGCGGGCGTTTAAGATTGGAAGCGCGTATCGTCAAAATCGCCGGAAAATCTCTGCCGGAAGTTTGCGCGATGACCGCCGCCGAAGCCGCAGACTTTTTCAAGCAACTCGAACTTGCCGAAGCCGATTTGGAAATCGCCGAACGATTGCTTTATGAAATCCGTTCGCGTTTGAAATTTTTAATCAATGTCGGGCTTGAATACCTGACGCTCAATCGCCTGGCTTCGACGCTATCGGGCGGCGAAGCGCAACGCATTCAACTGGCAACCAATCTCGGCGCCTCGCTGGTCGGCGCATTGTATGTTTTGGATGAACCATCGATTGGGCTGCATCCACGCGATAATCAGCGATTGATTCGCATACTCGAAAATCTGCGCGATATTGGAAACACTGTGCTCGTCGTCGAACACGAACCTGAGATGATGCTGGCGGCAGACCGCATCATTGATATTGGACCCGGTGCAGGTGAACTCGGCGGCGAGGTGGTTTTTCAAGGCACGAAAGAAAAATTACTCAACGGCAACGGGTCGCTCACAGGGAAATACCTGCGCGGCGATTTAAAAATCAAAATGCCGCGTGAACGCCGTGTCTTCAATCCCAAACAGGTTTTGCAAATTCGCGGCGCGAGCGAACACAATCTGAAAAAAGTTGATATAGACATTCCCCTGAGAATGATGACCTGCATTACAGGGGTTTCGGGTTCAGGCAAATCCACCCTGGTTCACGACATTATTTATGCGGGACTCAAAAAACAACGCGGCGAATGGACAGGGCACGTCGGGGCGTTTGCCGAGCTACGCGGAGGCAATCTGATTTCCGATGTCGTGTTGGTTGACCAATCGCCTATTGGTCGCACGCCGCGTTCCAATCCGATTACCTACATCAAAGTTTATGACGCGGTGCGCGAAGCTTTTGCGCAGACTCGCGAAGCGCAGGCGCACGGATACGACGCTTCGCATTTCAGTTTCAATGTGCCCGGCGGACGTTGTGAACGCTGCGAAGGCAATGGCGTCGAGATTAAAGAGATGCAGTTTCTTGCCGACGTCGAATTGATTTGCGAAGAGTGCAAAGGTCGCCGTTTCAAACAGGGCATCCTCGATATCAAATATAAAGGTCGGTCGATTCACGACGTGTTGAATATGACGGTGCGCGAAGGCTTATTGTTCTTTTCGCACATCAATCGCATCGCCTCGAAATTGCAAGTGCTCGATGACGTCGGACTCGGTTATCTGCGACTTGGACAATCGGCGACGACGCTATCGGGCGGCGAAGCGCAGCGCGTCAAACTGGCATCGTATTTAGCCAAACGCGAAAGCGAACGCATGCTTTATATTTTTGATGAGCCGACGACCGGTTTGCATTTCGATGACATTAACAAGCTGCTCGCGGCATTTCGTCAGTTAATCGAAGCGGGCGGGTCAATCATCATCATCGAACATAATCTCGATGTAATAAAAAGCGCCGACTGGATTATTGATTTGGGACCGGAAGGCGGTTACGAAGGCGGCAACGTGGTGGCGACCGGCACGCCCGAACAGATTGCCGCCTGTGAACCTTCACACACTGGAAAATTCCTGCAAAAGATATTTAATAATGGCAACGGTGTTCAAAAAATTTAA
- the fes gene encoding enterochelin esterase translates to MPSKKLSLLIATALCLLACTAAVRAMQDEILSPRLAALQKELAAGNRAALENFWQGMTTNTAPLIEPIAVDDKFALVTFVYRGKDDVKNVLIFGGIAGTDVEKCRMANLANSDVWYKTFRVRKDARFTYAFSINDSLVSFDKLPLNDFKAMMQRISTFKADPLNPKKFPGFTPSLVEMPDAPAQTYHLEQANIKKGTVEKQRIKSAILNNERNIWVYTPPDYQTNGKPYGLLVVFDGFTYLSLVPTQHILDNLIAKNLIPPMVAVTVDNVSQAARGVELPCNPQFADFLAKELVPMLREKYNVSKDAQQTVVAGSSYGGLASAYAAFRHPEVFGNVLSQSGSYWWRPEGREDEEHEWLTKQFAASPKLSVRFYMDVGLMESDPTPGKGPSMVIANRHLREILKSKGYFVHYAEFNGGHEYVNWRGTLVDGLLALMGNKR, encoded by the coding sequence ATGCCAAGTAAAAAACTTTCGCTGCTGATTGCAACCGCGCTTTGCCTGCTCGCCTGCACCGCTGCTGTCCGCGCGATGCAAGATGAAATCCTCAGTCCGCGCCTTGCCGCATTGCAGAAAGAACTGGCGGCGGGCAATCGCGCGGCGCTTGAAAACTTCTGGCAAGGGATGACGACAAATACCGCGCCGCTCATTGAACCGATTGCCGTTGACGACAAATTCGCGCTGGTGACTTTCGTGTATCGCGGCAAAGATGATGTCAAAAATGTGTTGATATTCGGCGGCATAGCAGGCACCGACGTTGAAAAATGCCGGATGGCAAATCTCGCCAATTCCGATGTCTGGTACAAAACCTTTCGGGTTCGTAAAGATGCGCGATTCACTTATGCCTTTTCGATTAACGATTCGTTGGTATCATTCGATAAATTGCCGTTGAACGATTTCAAAGCGATGATGCAACGGATTTCGACGTTTAAAGCCGACCCGCTCAATCCGAAAAAATTTCCGGGCTTCACGCCTTCGCTTGTCGAAATGCCTGATGCTCCGGCACAAACCTATCACCTCGAACAAGCGAATATCAAAAAAGGCACGGTTGAAAAACAACGCATTAAAAGCGCGATTTTAAACAATGAACGTAACATCTGGGTTTATACGCCGCCCGATTATCAAACGAACGGCAAACCTTACGGGTTGCTGGTGGTCTTCGACGGCTTCACCTATCTGTCGCTGGTGCCGACGCAACATATTCTCGATAACCTCATCGCCAAAAATTTAATTCCGCCGATGGTAGCCGTCACCGTTGATAATGTATCGCAAGCGGCGCGCGGCGTTGAACTCCCATGCAACCCGCAGTTCGCCGATTTCCTGGCGAAAGAGTTGGTGCCGATGCTGAGGGAAAAATACAATGTCAGCAAAGACGCTCAGCAAACCGTGGTTGCAGGGTCAAGCTATGGCGGCTTGGCTTCGGCTTATGCGGCTTTTCGTCACCCGGAAGTTTTCGGCAATGTGCTGTCGCAATCGGGTTCATATTGGTGGCGACCGGAAGGCAGAGAAGATGAAGAACACGAATGGTTGACCAAACAATTTGCCGCAAGCCCGAAACTCTCTGTGCGGTTTTATATGGATGTAGGACTGATGGAAAGCGACCCGACACCGGGCAAAGGTCCGAGCATGGTTATTGCCAACCGCCACCTGCGCGAGATTCTTAAATCCAAAGGTTATTTCGTGCATTACGCCGAATTCAACGGCGGACATGAATATGTCAACTGGCGTGGCACACTCGTTGATGGCTTGTTGGCTTTGATGGGTAATAAGCGATAG
- a CDS encoding serine hydrolase: MKRLSLALLLSLACLLQSYLPLVSANENSNQPVVIPQAIAGTDYSEVIEKLSEFINEQLLEKELPAISIALVDNQNIVWQKGFGYADPKAKLAPTEQTIYRVGSVSKLFTDIAVMQLVEQGKLDLDAPVTKYIPEFRPRNPYKKAITLRQLMSHRSGLVRETPIGSYFDPQPPTLARTIASLNNTTLVYEPETRTKYSNAAIATVGYVLERTQKMPFAKYLKRSVLDVLAMRDSNFEPTPEIKKHLAKAQMWTLDGRVFDAPTFELGIAPAGCMYTTLADLSHFMSALFAGGEGKNGRILKRETLEQMWTPQTDAQGNKTPYGIGFGLGTLDGHRRVGHGGAIYGFATTLNALPDDKLGVVVVATKDSVNAVTNRIANYALRMMLAAREGKLIQAPEKTSPLNVAIAKELAGRYMAANKHLELVESAGKLALWSSEGGEPLQLRVAGVRLKEGERASSPTVGVELIVDDRLGFGQKLTVHNDKLVVNNETYSRVPIERPLPAPEPFKGLIGEYGWDHDILYLFEKDKKLWCLIEWYEFDPLEEVSSEVFKFPNHGLYDGEKLIFKRDARGRATQVTAAGIVFKRRNIEPGAGASQLKIKPVRPVAELLKEAINQQPPKETGNFREPELTELTKLDPTIKLEVRYATTNNFLSSVFYQQERAFLQRPAAEALVRASQKLQVYGYGLLIHDGYRPWYVTKVFWDATPEDKHIFVANPANGSRHNRGCAVDLTLYDLKTGKAVEMVSTYDETTDRAYPDYPGGTALQRWLRRLLRNAMEAEGFTVYEAEWWHFDYQDWKSYRIGNVPFEKIK, translated from the coding sequence ATGAAAAGATTGTCGCTCGCGTTGCTCTTATCGCTGGCTTGTTTATTGCAAAGTTATTTGCCACTGGTTTCTGCAAATGAAAATTCAAATCAACCCGTCGTCATCCCTCAAGCGATTGCCGGAACCGATTACTCGGAAGTCATAGAGAAACTTTCGGAATTTATCAATGAGCAATTGCTTGAAAAAGAATTACCGGCGATTTCGATTGCCCTCGTCGATAATCAAAACATCGTCTGGCAAAAAGGTTTCGGATATGCCGACCCAAAAGCGAAACTCGCGCCAACTGAGCAGACCATCTATCGCGTCGGCTCGGTGTCGAAACTTTTTACCGACATCGCGGTAATGCAACTCGTCGAACAAGGCAAACTCGATTTAGACGCGCCGGTGACAAAATACATTCCCGAATTTCGCCCGCGCAATCCGTATAAAAAAGCGATAACCCTCAGACAATTGATGTCGCATCGTTCGGGACTGGTGCGCGAAACTCCGATTGGCAGTTACTTCGACCCGCAGCCGCCGACCCTGGCGCGAACCATCGCGAGTTTAAACAACACAACATTGGTTTATGAACCGGAAACCCGCACCAAATATTCCAATGCGGCGATTGCCACCGTTGGCTATGTTTTAGAGCGCACGCAGAAAATGCCGTTTGCGAAGTATTTGAAACGTAGCGTCCTTGATGTGCTCGCAATGCGCGACAGCAATTTCGAGCCGACGCCGGAAATCAAAAAACATCTGGCGAAAGCGCAGATGTGGACGCTTGATGGACGGGTGTTTGATGCGCCGACTTTTGAGTTGGGGATTGCGCCCGCCGGTTGTATGTACACTACGCTTGCGGATTTGTCGCATTTTATGAGCGCCTTGTTTGCCGGCGGCGAAGGCAAGAATGGTCGAATACTTAAACGCGAAACCCTTGAGCAGATGTGGACGCCGCAAACCGACGCGCAAGGCAACAAAACGCCTTATGGAATTGGCTTCGGCTTAGGCACTTTGGATGGGCATCGTCGCGTCGGGCATGGCGGCGCGATTTACGGATTTGCGACAACGCTCAATGCTTTACCGGACGACAAACTCGGCGTGGTCGTAGTGGCAACGAAAGATTCGGTGAATGCCGTGACCAATCGCATCGCCAATTACGCATTGCGCATGATGCTCGCGGCGCGTGAAGGTAAACTCATACAAGCACCGGAAAAAACATCGCCACTCAATGTCGCAATCGCCAAAGAATTAGCCGGTCGATATATGGCGGCTAATAAGCATCTTGAGTTAGTGGAGAGTGCAGGTAAGTTGGCTCTATGGAGTAGCGAAGGTGGCGAACCGCTGCAACTGAGGGTGGCAGGCGTCAGGCTCAAAGAAGGTGAAAGAGCCTCTTCGCCAACGGTTGGGGTAGAACTCATCGTTGACGACCGGTTAGGTTTCGGGCAAAAACTCACAGTGCATAACGATAAACTAGTCGTCAATAATGAAACTTATTCGCGTGTCCCGATTGAAAGACCGTTACCTGCGCCGGAACCTTTCAAAGGATTAATCGGCGAATATGGTTGGGATCACGACATCCTTTACCTCTTTGAAAAAGACAAGAAACTCTGGTGTTTGATTGAATGGTACGAATTTGACCCGCTCGAAGAGGTCTCGTCCGAGGTTTTCAAATTCCCGAATCACGGTTTATACGATGGCGAAAAATTGATTTTCAAACGTGATGCCAGAGGTCGCGCTACGCAAGTTACCGCCGCAGGCATAGTGTTCAAACGGCGCAACATTGAACCCGGCGCGGGCGCTTCACAACTGAAAATCAAACCGGTGCGCCCGGTGGCAGAGCTTCTCAAAGAAGCCATCAACCAACAACCACCAAAAGAGACCGGCAATTTCCGCGAGCCGGAACTGACGGAACTGACGAAACTCGACCCGACCATCAAACTCGAAGTTCGTTACGCCACCACCAACAATTTTTTGAGTTCGGTGTTCTATCAACAGGAACGGGCTTTTCTGCAACGCCCGGCTGCTGAAGCGCTCGTCAGAGCCAGTCAAAAATTGCAAGTGTACGGTTACGGATTGCTGATTCACGATGGCTATCGCCCCTGGTATGTGACCAAAGTTTTCTGGGATGCCACGCCCGAAGACAAGCATATCTTTGTCGCCAATCCTGCCAATGGTTCACGTCACAATCGCGGCTGCGCGGTGGATTTGACGCTTTATGATTTAAAGACCGGCAAAGCCGTTGAGATGGTCAGCACTTATGATGAAACCACAGACCGCGCTTACCCGGATTATCCGGGCGGCACAGCTTTGCAACGCTGGCTTCGTCGTTTATTGCGCAACGCGATGGAAGCCGAAGGCTTTACGGTTTACGAAGCTGAGTGGTGGCATTTCGATTATCAAGACTGGAAATCCTATCGCATCGGCAATGTGCCGTTCGAGAAAATCAAATGA
- the ribH gene encoding 6,7-dimethyl-8-ribityllumazine synthase has translation MAKTLQGKLSAEGLRVAIVASRWNDFVVSRLIGGAIDALERLGASEDAITIIRVPGSFELPLALKRAALSGNYDALIGVGAIIRGETSHNEHIASEVFKGIAQISLDTQKPIALGVVTADNLEQAIDRAGAKSGNKGFEAAMSAVEMANLFLEF, from the coding sequence TTGGCTAAAACGTTACAAGGAAAATTGAGCGCCGAAGGCTTGCGTGTGGCAATCGTTGCAAGCCGTTGGAATGATTTCGTGGTGAGCCGGTTAATCGGCGGCGCGATAGACGCGCTTGAACGATTGGGCGCATCCGAAGATGCGATAACCATTATTCGCGTGCCCGGTTCATTTGAATTGCCGCTTGCCCTCAAGCGCGCGGCGCTGAGCGGCAATTATGATGCATTGATTGGCGTGGGCGCGATTATTCGCGGCGAAACTTCGCACAATGAACACATCGCCAGCGAAGTGTTCAAAGGCATTGCGCAAATCTCGCTCGATACGCAAAAACCCATCGCCCTGGGCGTGGTCACCGCCGACAATCTCGAACAGGCGATTGACCGAGCGGGCGCGAAATCCGGCAACAAAGGTTTTGAAGCGGCGATGTCTGCCGTTGAGATGGCGAATCTGTTTCTGGAATTTTAA